One segment of Pseudomonas asgharzadehiana DNA contains the following:
- a CDS encoding LysR family transcriptional regulator has product MLNAATHYSIAYTDLSLILALVRGGSLARAAALLRVDVSTVFRAVRRLEAALGQTLFEKSRAGYLPTSLASTLAQQAERAEQALEAARIGVEQGGEVISGTVRLTCTDSVLQGLLLPALAQFMPQYPALTLELSTSNDFANLSRRDADIALRLTRTPPEHLVGRCLGTVSYVVCANADYARCHAGRELAELAWIAPDDFLPDHPTVAWRREHLPGVRPSYRCNSMLSVTELVKAGLGVAALPDFLLDDALQPLGPALAGHDTALWLLTRPDCRALRSVVTLFDELGRHVRLNK; this is encoded by the coding sequence ATGCTCAATGCGGCCACGCACTATTCAATCGCTTATACCGACCTGTCGCTGATCCTCGCCCTGGTGCGCGGCGGCAGCCTGGCACGCGCGGCGGCGTTGCTGCGCGTGGATGTGTCCACGGTGTTCCGCGCGGTGCGGCGCCTGGAGGCGGCGCTGGGCCAGACGCTGTTTGAAAAAAGCCGCGCGGGTTACTTGCCGACCAGCCTGGCCAGCACCCTGGCGCAGCAGGCCGAGCGCGCCGAGCAGGCGTTGGAGGCCGCGCGCATTGGCGTGGAGCAGGGCGGCGAAGTGATCAGCGGCACGGTGCGCCTGACATGTACCGACTCGGTACTGCAAGGCCTGCTGCTGCCTGCGCTGGCGCAGTTTATGCCGCAGTATCCCGCGCTCACTCTGGAGTTGAGCACCTCCAATGATTTCGCCAACCTCAGCCGTCGTGATGCGGATATCGCCCTACGCTTGACCAGGACGCCACCGGAGCATCTTGTAGGGCGCTGCCTCGGTACTGTGTCGTACGTCGTGTGTGCCAATGCCGACTATGCCCGGTGCCATGCCGGTCGGGAGTTGGCCGAGTTGGCCTGGATCGCACCGGATGATTTCCTGCCCGACCACCCCACCGTCGCCTGGCGCCGCGAACACCTGCCAGGCGTGCGCCCCAGCTATCGTTGCAACAGCATGTTGTCGGTCACCGAACTGGTGAAGGCCGGGCTCGGCGTGGCGGCGTTGCCCGACTTTTTATTGGATGACGCCCTGCAACCGCTGGGGCCGGCATTGGCAGGGCACGACACTGCGCTGTGGTTGCTCACGCGCCCCGACTGCCGGGCGTTACGCTCGGTGGTGACGTTGTTTGACGAGCTGGGACGGCACGTGCGCTTGAATAAATGA